In one Alnus glutinosa chromosome 14, dhAlnGlut1.1, whole genome shotgun sequence genomic region, the following are encoded:
- the LOC133858143 gene encoding early nodulin-93-like, whose product MAKNVAQSPLERNSLASLDQKLAMAKRCSQEGVIAGAKAAVVATIATAIPTMASVRMLPWARTNLNPTAQALIISTVAGAAYFIVADKTVLATARRNSFKHSDHEA is encoded by the exons ATGGCAAAAAATGTTGCTCAGTCCCCTCTTGAGAGGAATAGCCTGGCTTCTCTTGACCAAAAGCTGGCCATGGCCAAGCGCTGTTCTCAGG AGGGTGTGATAGCAGGAGCAAAGGCAGCCGTTGTTGCTACTATTGCCACTGCCATTCCAACT ATGGCTAGTGTGAGGATGCTGCCTTGGGCAAGGACCAATCTCAATCCCACCGCTCAAGCTCTCATAATCTCCACAG TGGCCGGAGCAGCATATTTCATAGTGGCTGACAAGACCGTTTTGGCAACGGCTAGGAGGAACTCCTTCAAGCACTCTGACCATGAAGCATAG
- the LOC133858142 gene encoding pentatricopeptide repeat-containing protein At1g08070, chloroplastic-like, producing MALSPTLLSLPISSSTFHILPDSDPPYKHLENHPSLHLLSKCKSMQDLKQVHSHIIKTGLHNTHFALSKLIESCAISPFGDLSYALSVFESIQEPNRFIWNTIIRGHSLSSNPILAVELFARMILCGTEPNSYTFPFVLKSCAKVGATHEGKQVHAQVLKLGLECDAFVHTSLINMYAQSGELDNARLVFDKSTLRDAVSFTALITGYASRGFMDDARRLFDEIPVRDVVSWNAMIAGYAQCGWFEEALVFFEEMRKMNVPPNESTMVTVLSACAQSGSVELGNWVQSWIEDHHGLGSNLRLVNALIDMYSKCGDLETARGLFDGIHRRDVISWNVMIGGYTYMSCYKESLALFRIMLRSNIEPNDVTLLGVLPACASLGALDLGKWIHAYVDKNFQNITNSSLLTSLIDMYAKCGSIEAAEQVFDGMSSKTLASWNAMISGLGMHGHADKAITLFAKMVNEGLKPDDITFVGLLSACTHAGLPELGRQYFSSMIHDFNISPKLQHYGCMIDLLGRAGMFDEAEALMKNMEMEPDGAIWGSLLGACKVHKRVELGEYVAEHLFQLEPENPGAYVLLSNIYAGACRWDDVARVRTRLQDKGMKKVPGCTSIEVDSVVHEFLVGDKEHPLSKDIYEMLEETDRLLEMAGFVPDTSEVLHDMDEEWKEGALSHHSEKLAIAFGLISTKPGTTIRIVKNLRVCGNCHSATKLISKIFNREIIARDRNRFHHFKDGSCSCNDYW from the coding sequence ATGGCGCTTTCTCCAACTTTGCTCTCCCTGCCCATTTCATCATCCACCTTCCATATCCTCCCAGACTCTGATCCTCCATACAAACACCTCGAAAACCACCCATCTCTTCACCTCCTCTCCAAATGCAAAAGCATGCAGGACCTCAAACAAGTCCACTCTCACATCATCAAGACCGGCCTCCACAACACCCACTTCGCGCTAAGCAAGCTCATCGAGTCTTGCGCCATCTCGCCCTTTGGCGACCTCTCTTACGCGCTCTCCGTCTTTGAATCCATCCAAGAACCCAACCGGTTCATTTGGAACACAATTATACGAGGACACTCGTTGAGCTCGAATCCTATACTAGCCGTGGAATTATTTGCACGTATGATTCTATGCGGGACGGAGCCGAATTCTTATACTTTTCCGTTTGTTTTGAAATCTTGTGCTAAAGTTGGGGCTACCCATGAAGGGAAACAGGTGCATGCACAAGTTTTGAAGCTTGGGCTTGAGTGCGATGCCTTTGTGCATACTTCGCTCATCAACATGTATGCTCAAAGTGGTGAATTGGACAATGCGCGTTTGGTGTTTGATAAAAGTACTCTTCGAGACGCGGTGTCGTTTACAGCTTTGATCACTGGTTATGCTTCAAGGGGTTTTATGGACGATGCTCGTCGGCTTTTTGATGAAATTCCTGTGAGAGATGTGGTATCTTGGAATGCTATGATTGCGGGCTATGCTCAATGTGGCTGGTTTGAAGAGGCATTGGTGTTCTTCGAGGAGATGCGAAAAATGAACGTCCCGCCCAATGAGAGTACGATGGTGACTGTACTTTCAGCTTGTGCTCAGTCGGGGTCCGTTGAATTGGGCAATTGGGTGCAGTCTTGGATTGAGGACCATCATGGACTCGGTTCAAATCTTCGGCTTGTTAATGCACTTATTGATATGTACTCAAAGTGCGGTGATTTGGAAACAGCTCGAGGATTATTTGATGGTATACATCGAAGGGATGTGATTTCTTGGAATGTTATGATTGGCGGTTATACTTATATGAGCTGCTATAAAGAATCATTGGCGCTTTTTCGGATAATGCTGAGATCAAATATAGAGCCTAATGATGTGACGCTCTTAGGCGTTCTTCCAGCTTGTGCTTCCTTAGGTGCTCTTGACCTTGGCAAATGGATTCATGCGTATGTGGATAAGAACTTTCAGAATATAACCAATAGCTCTCTTTTGACAAGTCTAATTGACATGTATGCTAAATGTGGAAGTATAGAGGCAGCAGAACAAGTCTTTGACGGTATGAGTTCTAAAACCCTGGCTTCCTGGAATGCGATGATATCTGGGTTAGGAATGCATGGACATGCGGACAAGGCTATTACGCTTTTTGCAAAAATGGTCAATGAAGGACTCAAACCAGATGATATCACATTTGTTGGTTTATTATCTGCTTGTACCCATGCTGGTTTGCCAGAACTTGGCCGCCAATATTTCAGTTCAATGATCCATGATTTCAATATTTCGCCAAAACTGCAACACTATGGATGCATGATAGATCTTCTAGGCCGAGCTGGAATGTTTGATGAAGCAGAGGCCTTGATGAAGAATATGGAAATGGAGCCAGATGGGGCCATCTGGGGTTCTCTTCTGGGAGCTTGTAAAGTTCATAAACGTGTCGAATTGGGGGAATATGTTGCCGAGCATCTCTTTCAATTGGAGCCTGAAAACCCTGGGGCTTATGTgcttttatcaaatatatatgcaGGGGCTTGTAGATGGGATGATGTAGCTAGGGTGAGAACCAGGCTCCAAGATAAGGGAATGAAGAAAGTTCCTGGATGTACCTCGATTGAGGTGGATAGTGTTGTTCATGAGTTTCTTGTTGGTGATAAAGAGCATCCCCTGAGTAAAGATATCTATGAGATGTTGGAAGAAACAGATAGGCTTTTAGAAATGGCCGGGTTCGTGCCGGATACATCCGAGGTGCTTCATGACATGGATGAGGAGTGGAAGGAAGGGGCCTTGAGTCATCATAGTGAGAAGTTGGCCATTGCTTTTGGTCTAATCAGTACAAAGCCAGGGACGACAATTAGAATTGTGAAAAATCTTCGTGTTTGTGGAAATTGTCATTCGGCTACGAAGCTGATATCCAAGATCTTCAATAGGGAAATTATCGCCAGAGATCGGAACCGTTTCCACCATTTTAAAGATGGTTCTTGCTCATGTAATGATTATTGGTAA
- the LOC133857302 gene encoding protein kinase PINOID 2, translating to MATIARDESDYDSSCSSSITVPDSTRSWMSNLSFGSRRSSVSVCSSTDTSLLSSHKPHKANQAAWEAVRRLRSSKGRVGLDHFQLLRRLGSGDLGNVYLCQIRNPVVGLPQCFYAMKVVDKEALAIRKKLQRAEMEKEILGMLDHPFLPTLYAEFEASHYSCLVMEFCSGGDLYAARQRQPLKRFSISSAKFYAAETLLAIEYLHMMGIVYRDLKPENVLVREDGHIMLSDFDLSLKCDVVPELLRAKRCSEVNDKDAKCSTPSCVAPMQSCFSASSKKKKANNVTTITERVDDVQELVAEPIHACSKSFVGTHEYLAPEVISGQGHGSAVDWWTFGVFLYEMLYGRTPFKGENNEKTLINILKQPLTFPNIGLSSSKGFEEMVKVQDLIGKLLVKNPKKRMGSLKGSVEIKRHDFFKGVNFALIRSVRPPEVPSDLRKIRSRANLLPKLSKKERDEPYQIPHHFDYF from the exons ATGGCCACCATAGCCAGAGATGAATCCGACTATGACAGCAGCTGCTCCTCCTCGATAACCGTGCCGGACTCGACCCGGAGCTGGATGAGCAACCTCAGCTTCGGCAGCCGCCGGAGCTCGGTCTCTGTCTGCTCCTCCACTGACACCTCTCTTCTAAGCTCTCACAAGCCCCACAAGGCTAACCAGGCCGCATGGGAAGCCGTGAGGCGGCTCCGGAGCTCAAAAGGCCGAGTGGGGCTCGACCACTTCCAGCTCCTCCGCCGTCTCGGCAGCGGAGACCTCGGGAACGTCTACCTCTGCCAGATTCGGAACCCGGTGGTGGGGTTGCCGCAGTGCTTCTACGCCATGAAAGTGGTTGACAAAGAAGCGCTTGCCATAAGGAAGAAGCTTCAGAGGGCTGAAATGGAGAAGGAGATTTTGGGTATGCTTGATCACCCTTTCTTGCCAACTCTGTACGCCGAGTTTGAGGCTTCTCACTACTCTTGCCTGGTCATGGAGTTTTGTTCCGGTGGCGACTTGTACGCCGCTCGACAACGACAGCCATTGAAGCGCTTTAGCATTTCATCTGCTAA GTTTTATGCTGCTGAGACACTCCTTGCTATAGAGTATCTGCACATGATGGGCATCGTTTACAGAGACCTCAAGCCAGAAAATGTGCTGGTCAGAGAAGATGGCCACATTATGCTTTCGGATTTCGATCTTTCACTCAAATGCGATGTCGTTCCGGAGCTCCTAAGGGCTAAACGGTGCTCGGAAGTCAACGACAAGGACGCAAAGTGCTCGACACCTTCTTGTGTTGCGCCCATGCAGTCGTGTTTCTCAGCCTCcagcaagaaaaagaaagctaaTAATGTTACTACAATAACAGAACGGGTTGATGATGTCCAAGAACTTGTCGCCGAACCAATCCACGCCTGTTCGAAATCCTTTGTCGGGACACACGAGTACTTGGCGCCGGAGGTGATCTCAGGGCAAGGCCACGGGAGCGCAGTCGACTGGTGGACTTTTGGGGTGTTCTTGTATGAAATGTTGTACGGCCGGACACCTTTCAAAGGCGAAAACAATGAGAAAACCCTCATCAACATCCTTAAACAGCCACTAACCTTCCCAAACATTGGTTTGAGCAGCAGCAAAGGGTTTGAAGAGATGGTGAAAGTTCAAGACCTCATAGGGAAGCTGTTGGTGAAGAATCCCAAGAAGAGAATGGGGAGCTTGAAGGGTTCTGTTGAGATCAAAAGGCATGATTTCTTCAAGGGTGTGAATTTTGCTTTGATTAGGTCGGTTAGACCCCCTGAGGTCCCTAGTGATTTACGTAAGATTAGGAGTAGAGCTAATTTGTTACCAAAGTTAAGCAAGAAAGAGAGGGATGAACCATATCAGATCCCACATCATTTTGACTATTTCTAA